In Fundulus heteroclitus isolate FHET01 chromosome 18, MU-UCD_Fhet_4.1, whole genome shotgun sequence, a single genomic region encodes these proteins:
- the mpzl3 gene encoding myelin protein zero-like protein 3, whose amino-acid sequence MMRRLVAGETSLNVFSLLYLVGFFGLSQVSSIKVSTPAEVHASKGDTVQLKCTFTSTSPPNSKMSVHWSYKPRTGGSAVSFFQFSSRAILPTSGQFGGRIRWEGRPARGVASITLINATLNDNGTYTCDVSNPPDVYGSPNSHIVLTVTPKVPTIRFSDVAILFAFILLPSALITFFLIGRMFCPKKQSNQSGAYRSPIEVTEGEEYGSYPQPRNTCFNACYDPYQTESEDEYGYEKKRPPREEDYAESQC is encoded by the exons GCCTTTCCCAAGTTTCCTCCATCAAAGTGAGCACTCCAGCAGAGGTCCACGCATCCAAAGGTGACACGGTCCAGTTGAAATGCACGTTTACCTCTACAAGCCCGCCAAACAGCAAAATGTCTGTTCACTGGTCTTACAAACCACGGACCGGAGGCTCAGCAGTGTCG TTTTTCCAGTTTTCCTCTCGAGCAATTCTTCCAACAAGCGGTCAGTTTGGTGGTCGTATCCGGTGGGAGGGACGGCCGGCACGTGGGGTTGCCTCCATCACGCTGATAAACGCCACGCTGAATGATAATGGGACGTACACATGTGACGTCTCAAACCCTCCGGATGTCTACGGATCCCCGAACTCTCACATTGTACTCACAGTCACCCCAAAGG TACCCACCATCCGCTTCTCTGATGTTGCCATCCTCTTCGCCTTCATCCTCCTCCCCTCCGCCCTCATCACCTTCTTTCTGATTGGACGGATGTTCTGTCCCAAGAAACAGAGCAACCAATCGGGGGCCTACAGATCACCCATAGAGGTCACAGAGGG AGAGGAGTATGGCAGCTACCCACAGCCACGAAACACGTGTTTTAATGCGTGCTACGACCCATATCAAACG GAGTCTGAGGATGAGTACGGCTATGAAAAGAAGAGGCCTCCCAGAGAAGAGGACTATGCTGAGTCtcagtgctaa
- the gap43 gene encoding neuromodulin: MLCCIRRTKPVEKNEDADQKIEQDGTPNKPEDKAHKAATKIQASFRGHITRKKMKDGEEDKEGDSPAAEEAADGEETKKAEGEEAPAKQEENAGEAKKEGDDTNQAKTPGADKPANSPAGTATSPVAAAPAAASPTAASEPQKEEPKAEEKPKEVEAPAATAKSPTTATAEEKKEEEKSEEKKEEARKADVPAAVSPTAEKEEPNQTNDKKDAAEESKAEENAHPDGAAEPSESKED; this comes from the exons ATGCTGTGCTGCATAAGAAGAACCAAACCG GTGGAGAAGAATGAGGATGCAGACCAGAAGATTGAACAGGATGGCACCCCTAACAAGCCTGAGGACAAGGCCCACAAGGCTGCCACCAAAATACAAGCGAGCTTCCGTGGACACATAACTCGGAAAAAGATGAAAGATGGAGAAGAAGATAAGGAAGGAGACAGTCCAGCTGCAGAGGAGGCAGCAGACGGTGAGGAGACAAAGAAGGCGGAGGGAGAAGAGGCACCTGCTAAGCAGGAGGAAAATGCAGGAGAGGCCAAGAAGGAGGGGGACGACACAAACCAGGCCAAAACCCCAGGAGCAGACAAGCCAGCTAACTCTCCTGCAGGCACAGCAACGTCCCCCGTAGCGGCGGCCCCAGCTGCCGCCTCTCCCACGGCCGCCTCTGAACCTCAGAAAGAGGAGCCGAAGGCCGAGGAGAAGCCCAAAGAGGTGGAGGCTCCGGCAGCAACAGCCAAAAGTCCCACTACAGCCACAGCcgaggagaagaaggaggaggagaagagcgaggagaagaaggaggaggccAGAAAAGCCGATGTGCCTGCTGCTGTCAGTCCGACAGCTGAAAAGGAGGAGCCTAACcaaacaaatgataaaaaag ATGCTGCAGAGGAGTCAAAAGCGGAGGAGAATGCCCACCCAGATGGGGCTGCGGAGCCCTCCGAGTCCAAGGAGGACTAA